The following proteins come from a genomic window of Maribacter sp. HTCC2170:
- a CDS encoding pyruvate kinase, translating to MRNREQRLRALSAKLDAFLAKTKEMEMQYAEELEAVHPVHLKSAENLIHYLAVRTFDIDAMEEELMQLGFPALSAAEGHVMKGIYNLKRLINSLLNEKDTLPTNGILTIEKGNKLLNKNTTLLFGHKSLNRFTRIMVTLPNTAAEDLGFIRKLLANGMNCARINCAHDTPEDWLKMIDNLKIASKRQRKKCKIAMDLSGPKLRTGPMVEGPKVIHITPERDDLGRVVNPSKIWIAAPDIPPPILSDYQVHIPVDPKLFSKIKKGDTLRFTDARDKKCKIIVKGKDGKARVGYCSDSAYLETGTEIFLHKDKSKENQKPFRVGELLPKEQFIVLHSEDRLRLHKESIPGESTVHDENGKLIKLAHVSCTLPQVFEDAKKGEPIYFDDGKIEGIIEKVTAEDIVVKITHAKDKGSKLKADKGINLPKSDLKISGLTNKDREDIKFIAKHADAVNFSFVNSKEDILDLYNELDKLDSKIGVILKIETEKGFSNLPSILLTAMRSFPIGVMTARGDLAIETGWKNFASIQQEIMRICAAAHIPNIWATQVLENLAKKGTPSRAEITDAALAQQAECVMLNKGYYIQRAVKMLDKILRRMERFQRKNQRRLPRLENADKLQISHEVYDV from the coding sequence ATGAGAAATAGAGAGCAACGATTAAGGGCTCTTAGTGCAAAGCTAGATGCCTTTTTAGCAAAGACAAAGGAGATGGAAATGCAATATGCCGAGGAACTGGAAGCTGTTCATCCCGTACATCTTAAAAGTGCCGAAAACTTGATTCATTATCTAGCCGTAAGAACCTTTGATATTGATGCCATGGAAGAGGAGCTTATGCAGTTAGGTTTTCCAGCACTCTCTGCTGCAGAGGGCCATGTTATGAAAGGAATTTACAACCTGAAGCGCCTTATCAACAGTCTATTGAATGAAAAAGACACATTACCTACCAATGGTATTCTTACAATTGAGAAAGGCAATAAATTATTGAATAAGAATACCACATTATTGTTTGGGCATAAATCATTGAACAGGTTTACCCGTATAATGGTGACCTTACCAAATACCGCAGCTGAAGACCTCGGATTTATACGAAAACTATTGGCCAATGGTATGAATTGTGCACGAATCAATTGTGCGCATGATACACCCGAAGATTGGCTAAAGATGATTGATAATTTAAAAATAGCCAGTAAACGTCAACGTAAAAAATGTAAGATTGCAATGGATTTATCAGGGCCTAAATTAAGAACCGGTCCAATGGTTGAAGGTCCTAAAGTAATTCATATTACCCCTGAACGAGATGATTTGGGTAGAGTGGTCAATCCATCAAAAATTTGGATTGCCGCTCCTGACATACCTCCTCCTATCTTATCGGATTATCAAGTACATATTCCAGTAGATCCTAAGCTGTTCTCGAAAATCAAGAAAGGTGACACTCTTAGATTTACTGATGCAAGAGATAAAAAATGTAAGATTATTGTTAAAGGGAAAGATGGTAAGGCCAGAGTGGGTTATTGTTCAGACTCCGCCTACCTTGAAACTGGCACAGAAATATTTTTGCATAAAGATAAATCGAAGGAAAATCAAAAACCCTTTAGAGTCGGAGAGCTTTTGCCCAAGGAACAATTTATCGTACTACATTCTGAAGATCGTCTTAGACTGCATAAAGAAAGTATTCCCGGTGAATCCACGGTACATGACGAAAATGGAAAATTGATTAAACTAGCTCATGTTTCATGTACCTTACCTCAGGTCTTTGAGGATGCCAAAAAAGGAGAACCTATTTATTTTGATGATGGAAAAATAGAAGGAATTATCGAAAAAGTCACTGCTGAGGACATTGTTGTTAAAATCACTCATGCTAAAGACAAAGGCAGTAAATTAAAAGCTGACAAAGGCATAAACCTACCCAAGAGTGACTTAAAAATAAGTGGCTTGACCAATAAAGATAGGGAAGACATAAAATTTATCGCAAAACATGCAGATGCCGTAAACTTCTCCTTTGTAAATTCCAAAGAGGATATTCTGGATTTATATAATGAACTTGACAAACTTGATTCCAAAATTGGGGTTATCCTTAAAATTGAGACCGAAAAAGGGTTTTCTAACCTACCCTCTATATTATTAACAGCCATGCGTTCATTCCCGATTGGTGTAATGACAGCTAGAGGTGATTTGGCCATAGAAACGGGTTGGAAAAATTTCGCATCGATACAACAAGAAATCATGCGTATATGTGCTGCTGCCCATATCCCCAATATTTGGGCGACCCAAGTATTAGAAAATTTGGCAAAAAAGGGAACACCTTCACGAGCCGAAATAACTGATGCCGCTTTGGCCCAACAGGCTGAATGTGTTATGCTGAACAAGGGCTATTATATTCAAAGAGCCGTGAAAATGTTGGACAAAATTCTAAGACGTATGGAACGGTTTCAAAGAAAAAACCAACGCAGATTACCTCGTTTGGAGAATGCTGATAAGCTGCAAATCTCTCATGAGGTATATGATGTCTAG
- a CDS encoding NAD(P)H-dependent flavin oxidoreductase, producing MKNRITELFGIEYPIIQAGMIWASGWRLASAVSNAGGLGLIGAGSMYPEVLREHIQKCQKATNKPFGVNVPMLYPDLEEIIDIIIREGVKIVFTSAGNPKTWTNHLKENGITVVHVVSSVKFALKAEQAGVDAIVAEGFEAGGHNGRDETTTLVLIPAVKDKISIPLIAAGGIASGQSMLATMVLGADAVQVGSRFVASNEASSHDLFKQKVVEANEGDTQLTLKELAPVRLIKNKFYNDVQNAYEQGTPIEGLKKILGRGRAKRGMFEGDMEEGELEIGQVSALIHEVKPAAQIVDEMVQEFNKAKQKVTLL from the coding sequence ATGAAAAATAGAATAACCGAACTTTTCGGAATTGAATATCCAATTATACAAGCTGGGATGATTTGGGCGAGTGGATGGCGTTTGGCTTCAGCTGTTTCAAATGCTGGAGGATTGGGTTTAATTGGTGCCGGCTCAATGTATCCCGAAGTTTTGAGGGAGCATATTCAAAAGTGTCAAAAGGCAACGAACAAACCCTTTGGGGTCAATGTGCCAATGTTATATCCAGATCTTGAGGAAATCATAGATATTATTATTAGAGAAGGGGTGAAAATTGTGTTTACTTCCGCTGGTAATCCAAAGACTTGGACCAATCACTTAAAGGAAAACGGAATTACAGTGGTCCATGTGGTAAGTAGTGTAAAGTTTGCATTGAAAGCTGAACAAGCTGGTGTTGATGCTATTGTTGCCGAGGGTTTTGAAGCAGGCGGACATAACGGTAGGGATGAAACAACTACTTTGGTTTTAATTCCTGCGGTTAAAGACAAAATCAGTATTCCACTTATTGCCGCAGGCGGTATTGCATCGGGACAATCTATGTTGGCAACCATGGTCTTAGGAGCAGATGCCGTACAGGTGGGAAGCAGATTTGTAGCAAGTAATGAAGCATCTTCACATGACCTTTTTAAGCAAAAAGTTGTTGAGGCAAATGAAGGTGATACACAATTAACACTAAAAGAATTGGCCCCAGTACGGCTTATTAAAAACAAGTTTTACAACGATGTCCAAAATGCTTATGAACAAGGAACCCCAATAGAAGGCCTAAAGAAAATTCTTGGTAGGGGTCGTGCCAAACGGGGTATGTTCGAAGGTGATATGGAAGAAGGAGAACTGGAAATTGGCCAAGTTTCAGCTTTGATTCATGAGGTAAAACCTGCAGCCCAAATCGTTGATGAAATGGTTCAGGAATTTAACAAAGCAAAGCAAAAAGTAACCCTGTTATAG
- the mnmA gene encoding tRNA 2-thiouridine(34) synthase MnmA — protein sequence MKKVVIGLSGGVDSSVAAYLLKEQGYEVIGLFMKNWHDDSVTISEECPWLEDSNDALIVAEKLGIPFQTVDLSVEYKERIVDYMFNEYERGRTPNPDVLCNREIKFDVFLKIALQLGADYVATGHYCRKGTLVNDKGEETFQLLSGKDDNKDQSYFLCQLSQEQLSKTLFPIGNLTKPEVRQIAADNALITADKKDSQGLCFIGKVRLPEFLQQKLKPKKGVIVEVPSTIEEYQHQVPSFSNKEEELSFYSQKPKYVITDGKIVGEHQGAHYFTKGQRKGLDVGGTKEPLFVIDTDVDENVIYTGQGKSHPGLYRRTLFVTNAELHWVRSDLALKVDESMEVMARIRYRQALQKATIYKIDSGLYVDFEEKQSAITEGQFVAWYLDDELIGSGVIS from the coding sequence ATGAAAAAAGTAGTAATAGGACTTTCAGGTGGAGTAGATTCCAGTGTTGCCGCGTATCTTTTAAAAGAACAAGGGTATGAGGTGATTGGACTGTTCATGAAGAATTGGCACGATGATTCTGTGACCATTTCGGAGGAATGCCCATGGTTAGAGGATAGTAATGATGCTTTGATTGTTGCTGAAAAATTGGGGATTCCCTTCCAAACTGTTGATTTGAGTGTTGAGTACAAAGAGCGTATAGTTGATTATATGTTCAATGAATATGAAAGAGGAAGAACACCAAATCCCGATGTACTTTGTAATCGGGAAATCAAGTTTGATGTGTTTTTAAAAATAGCATTGCAACTAGGAGCAGATTATGTTGCGACAGGTCATTATTGTCGTAAGGGAACATTGGTAAATGATAAAGGAGAAGAAACCTTTCAACTTCTTTCGGGTAAAGATGATAATAAGGATCAATCTTATTTCTTATGTCAGCTTTCACAAGAGCAATTGTCGAAAACACTTTTTCCAATCGGTAATTTGACCAAACCAGAAGTAAGGCAGATTGCTGCTGACAATGCATTGATAACTGCGGATAAGAAAGATTCGCAAGGACTTTGCTTTATTGGTAAAGTGCGATTACCTGAATTTCTTCAGCAAAAACTAAAACCTAAAAAAGGAGTAATCGTAGAAGTGCCATCGACGATTGAAGAATACCAGCATCAAGTACCGAGTTTTTCAAACAAGGAAGAGGAATTATCATTTTATTCGCAAAAGCCTAAGTATGTTATCACTGATGGAAAAATAGTTGGTGAACACCAGGGAGCACATTATTTTACCAAAGGTCAACGAAAAGGCTTAGATGTTGGGGGTACAAAAGAGCCTCTGTTTGTTATAGATACCGATGTTGATGAGAATGTAATATACACAGGGCAGGGCAAGTCACATCCGGGATTGTACCGTAGAACTTTGTTTGTTACTAATGCAGAACTACATTGGGTTAGATCTGATTTAGCTTTGAAGGTAGATGAATCTATGGAAGTAATGGCTAGGATACGATATCGTCAAGCTTTACAGAAGGCCACTATATACAAGATTGACAGCGGGCTGTACGTTGATTTTGAAGAAAAGCAATCCGCAATAACTGAGGGTCAATTTGTTGCTTGGTATTTAGACGATGAATTGATTGGTTCTGGGGTTATTTCTTAA